ATAGTTTATATTTATTTTATGAGAGGAAAGGAAAAGCCTATTAATCATATAATAGGCTTGATAAAAGTAAGAGATTAAAATATTAAATTTCAAAATCAGAAAGGGATTGACCATTATCTAGAGCTTGTTGAATTGCTTTTGGCGTACGACCTTGCCCTGTCCATTGCTTTTGATTTCCCTCACTATCAATATATTTATATTTTGCTGGACGAGGGACTATTGTTTTGCGTTTTTTGGTTTTTGAAGAGCCTAAGATAACAGATAAATCTTCAGCAGTTAAGCCATCTTGCTCCAACATTTTTTTATATTTATTTAAGTTATCAAGATATTTTTGATGTTCAGCTTCTTGACGCTTAACTTCTTCCTTTTTTTCTTCAATAACTTGGGTTAATTTTTGAAGCAATGATTCCAATTGAGATACAGAATGCTCTCGAGCCATTGCTCGTAAAGTTCGAATATTCGATAGGATTTTAAATGCGTTTGACATAATGATTCTCCAAAATATTAAAATAACGCTACTATCTGGTATTTTAATGAAATTTTGCAAGATCGCAAATAAATAATAAGAGATTTTTTAATCTAAAACAGAAAAAAAGTTATTTAACTATTGTAAAAATTGCATTCTTAATGTAGCCTACGAATTTTTTATAGATTATAAAAAGATGCAGGTATAATAAATTATTCTATTCTAGGAATATGCTGGTATAGAAAAATTAATAAAATAGTTGTATTTGTTTAATCTAATAGGTATTGCTTTAACTTAATTTAAGCGAACAATATTATACGTTGGTTGAGTTAGGGTACTTATTTTTTATCTTTTGATATTTTGTAAACAAAGCACAGAGGTCTTATGAGTTTAGTTGATTATTCCCACTCTATTTGGTCATTAGTACCAGCACTATTAGCATTATCACTAGCAATGTTTACCCGTAAGGTAATTTTATCGTTAAGCATCGGTATTATCATTGGTTCTTTTATGTTAACGAATGGTGATGTTATAAATGGATTGATTTATATTAAAAATAGTATTATTTCACTTGTTTATAGTGATGGCGAACTAAATTCAAATAATATAAATATCGTACTATTTTTGCTTCTTTTAGGTGTATTAACTACATTATTAAGTACGTCAGGTAGTAACCAAGCATTTGCTAATTGGGCTCAGGAAAAAATAAAAGGAAGAAGAGGGGCAAAGCTAATGACAGCAAGCCTAGTCTTTTTCACTTTTATTGATGACTACTTCCACAGTTTAGCTGTAGGGGCAATCGCACGTCCTGTGACAGATAAATTTAAAATTTCTAGAGCAAAGTTGGCTTATATTCTTGATTCCACTGCGGCACCTATGTGTGTGTTAATGCCAGTGTCAAGTTGGGGAGCATATATTATTACCCTAGTTGCCAGTTTATTAGCGACCCATTCTATTACGCAATATTCATCATTGGGCGCCTTTATGACAATGAGTTTAATGAATTTTTATGCGATTTTCTCTATGATTATGGTATTTGTTGTAGCATATTTTTCTTTTGACATTGCTTCTATGGCTCGTTTTGAAGAAGAAGCGATGAATCAAGAGGCAGTAGAGGAAGAGTCTACAACGGTGGTAGGAAAAGTCCGTAATTTAGTACTACCAATAGCAACGCTTATTTTAGTCACTGTCGCAATGATGATTTATACTGGCTATGATGCCCTTGCGAGTGATGGTAAAGCTTTTAGTCTATTAGGTGCATTTGAGAATACAACAGTAGGTATTTCATTAGTAGTTGGTAGTATCGTTGC
This DNA window, taken from Pasteurella skyensis, encodes the following:
- a CDS encoding H-NS family histone-like protein, which produces MSNAFKILSNIRTLRAMAREHSVSQLESLLQKLTQVIEEKKEEVKRQEAEHQKYLDNLNKYKKMLEQDGLTAEDLSVILGSSKTKKRKTIVPRPAKYKYIDSEGNQKQWTGQGRTPKAIQQALDNGQSLSDFEI
- a CDS encoding Na+/H+ antiporter NhaC family protein, producing MSLVDYSHSIWSLVPALLALSLAMFTRKVILSLSIGIIIGSFMLTNGDVINGLIYIKNSIISLVYSDGELNSNNINIVLFLLLLGVLTTLLSTSGSNQAFANWAQEKIKGRRGAKLMTASLVFFTFIDDYFHSLAVGAIARPVTDKFKISRAKLAYILDSTAAPMCVLMPVSSWGAYIITLVASLLATHSITQYSSLGAFMTMSLMNFYAIFSMIMVFVVAYFSFDIASMARFEEEAMNQEAVEEESTTVVGKVRNLVLPIATLILVTVAMMIYTGYDALASDGKAFSLLGAFENTTVGISLVVGSIVALVVVTFFLIIDGQFNISDYTKSWGVGIKSMSGAILILCFAWTINGVIGDMQTGKYLSTLVTGNMSPAFLPAILFVLAAGMAFSTGTSWGTFGIMLPIAASMAVHADPTLILPCLSAVMAGAVCGDHCSPISDTTILSSTGAQCNHIDHVTSQLPYAMLVAVATIFGYLTLGFSGSLLASFAVTGSIFVALIFIFKKKGK